From Hermetia illucens chromosome 6, iHerIll2.2.curated.20191125, whole genome shotgun sequence, one genomic window encodes:
- the LOC119659548 gene encoding kelch repeat and BTB domain-containing protein 3-like has product MEHFEPEIAEIVTKYLHNGRINLCADTVMDIFQMAIFLQLDELSIICAGFMQDSVNLTNCIAFWKFAEFYSRHPLQIYLQRFICNSLNDVMTTTDFLELELENIKRLLSDVRLRYSEVPNRYEMIYSALMQWIRHNLIQRRPHLGSLLQLVRPEEISRDFFEEIVLDNKLMLESIAASHWLVENFNF; this is encoded by the exons ATGGAGCATTTTGAACCTGAAATTGCTGAAATAGTCACGAAATACTTGCACAATGGACGCATTAACCTTTGTGCAGATACGGTAATGGATATCTTCCAAATGGCCATTTTCCTACAACTGGATGAGTTGTCGATAATTTGCGCTGGGTTCATGCAAGACTCCGTGAATTTGACCAACTGCATTGCATTCTGGAAATTTGCAG AATTCTACTCTAGGCATCCATTACAGATCTATCTTCAAAGGTTTATATGCAATTCTTTGAATGATGTGATGACGACAaccgatttcctggagttgGAGCTGGAAAAT ATAAAGCGTTTACTCAGTGATGTCAGATTGAGATACTCCGAAGTTCCTAATCGTTATGAGATGATCTACTCAGCTTTAATGCAGTGGATCAGACATAATCTGATCCAGCGGCGACCGCACTTAGGAAGCCTCCTGCAGTTAGTAAGACCCGAGGAGATAAGCAGAGATTTCTTTGAGGAAATAGTTCTAGACAACAAATTGATGTTAGAAAGTATCGCTGCTAGCCACTGGCTGGTAGAAAATTTCAACTTTTAG
- the LOC119659547 gene encoding kelch-like protein 41b, with protein MELDKFDPEIDDMVMGYLYSGKIKLTKETAVNVFKMANLLKIEKLRAICIAFVREKLSLQNCLQYWELADVDPECEFRTYVQTYIIKSLNDVMNRTDFLELEMKQILRLLGGIKVTQSELPNRAELIHSALMKWISHNVPKRLPHIGYLLRLVKPQEMSDEYFNTVLLENEFMKNNTDASNWVSGVMLGRPPTRWWHRL; from the exons ATGGAGTTGGATAAGTTTGACCCTGAAATTGATGACATGGTTATGGGGTACTTGTACAGTGGAAAGATAAAGCTGACTAAGGAGACGGCAGTGAATGTCTTCAAAATGGCTAATCTGTTAAAAATCGAAAAGTTAAGGGCTATCTGCATTGCCTTCGTGCGGGAAAAGTTGAGTTTGCAAAACTGCCTTCAGTATTGGGAGTTGGCTG atGTGGACCCAGAGTGCGAATTCCGAACTTACGTTCAAACATATATCATCAAATCCTTGAATGATGTGATGAACCGCACCGATTTCCTGGAATTGGAAATGAAGCAGATATTACGTTTACTGGGAGGTATCAAAGTGACACAGTCCGAACTCCCTAATCGCGCTGAGCTAATCCACTCAGCTTTAATGAAGTGGATAAGTCATAATGTACCCAAACGGCTTCCGCACATAGGATACCTCCTGAGGTTGGTAAAACCGCAGGAGATGAGTGACGAGTATTTCAACACGGTCCTTTTAGAAAACGAGTTCATGAAGAATAATACTGATGCTAGCAACTGGGTGTCAGGCGTGATGTTAGGGAGACCCCCAACAAGGTGGTGGCACAGGCTATAA